One region of Hymenobacter sediminicola genomic DNA includes:
- a CDS encoding DUF6970 domain-containing protein, protein MRSSSFLPAAAVSLLLFGFSCQKNVSVTTPTDTPASGTTGITSTPAPAAKNTTTPVPDAPVAQFDTTARPGWLRAKIDAHLAEKKQNPPIQIFRYRYKDAVVYYETSPCCDQFTNLYDQKGKLICHPDGGFTGRGDGNCADFNKNKTEEKLVWQDPRQ, encoded by the coding sequence ATGCGCTCCTCTTCGTTTTTGCCAGCTGCGGCGGTAAGTCTGCTGCTGTTCGGGTTTTCCTGTCAGAAAAACGTCAGCGTCACGACACCTACTGACACACCCGCGTCTGGCACAACGGGTATCACCTCTACGCCTGCGCCGGCTGCCAAAAACACCACGACGCCTGTGCCCGATGCGCCGGTTGCGCAGTTTGACACCACGGCCCGCCCCGGCTGGCTGCGTGCCAAAATAGATGCTCATTTAGCCGAGAAAAAGCAGAACCCGCCTATCCAGATTTTCCGTTACCGCTACAAGGATGCCGTAGTGTACTACGAAACGTCGCCGTGCTGTGACCAGTTTACCAACCTCTACGACCAGAAGGGCAAGCTCATCTGCCACCCGGATGGCGGCTTTACCGGCCGCGGCGACGGAAACTGTGCAGATTTCAACAAAAACAAAACCGAGGAAAAGCTGGTTTGGCAGGACCCGAGACAGTAA
- a CDS encoding DinB family protein, with the protein MINTNEKLGAYNVWANETLLHHLDGLVANGQEIPAVCLRLFSHVLNAQAIWLGRLTATPSPVKVWQEHDLRGLHHWHEQTSERFQQYVQNADEAEQLRLISYTNSAGDTYTSQVSDIFTHVPVHANYHRSQVATRLRENGLEPINTDYITYCRELTAAGKEQVSL; encoded by the coding sequence ATGATTAATACCAACGAAAAGCTGGGAGCCTACAACGTGTGGGCTAACGAAACCCTGCTGCACCACCTCGACGGCCTTGTGGCCAATGGCCAGGAAATTCCGGCCGTCTGCCTGCGTCTTTTCAGCCATGTGCTCAATGCTCAAGCCATCTGGCTCGGCCGCCTTACGGCTACGCCCAGCCCCGTGAAGGTGTGGCAGGAGCACGACTTACGGGGCCTGCACCACTGGCACGAGCAAACGTCGGAGCGGTTTCAGCAGTACGTGCAGAACGCCGACGAAGCGGAGCAGTTGCGCCTGATTTCCTATACCAACTCGGCCGGCGACACCTACACCAGCCAGGTGTCAGATATTTTCACGCATGTGCCGGTGCATGCCAACTACCACCGGTCTCAGGTAGCCACTCGCTTACGTGAAAACGGCCTCGAACCCATCAATACCGACTATATCACCTACTGCCGCGAGCTGACAGCTGCCGGCAAGGAGCAGGTGAGTCTGTAA
- a CDS encoding thioredoxin family protein translates to MSTTAQPVPVLTPERLATAYSYVSYRLLIDELLADNKTTGPQQSEELTEYTRLNVQRMKRLDKTVQLLPAIQTTLNRMQGQYVWLIITEGWCGDASQIVPVLEAVAQASGGKITTHYVLRDEHPDLMDRYLTDGARSIPKLVVLHADTLTEALHWGPRPAPAQKLLLDLKARGATHEEYAEQVHGWYAHDKTQTTQGELLALLQNL, encoded by the coding sequence ATGTCCACTACCGCCCAGCCCGTTCCTGTTCTCACGCCCGAGCGCCTCGCTACGGCCTATTCTTACGTCAGCTATCGGCTGCTTATTGATGAGTTGTTGGCCGACAACAAAACCACCGGCCCCCAGCAGTCGGAGGAACTGACCGAGTATACCCGCCTGAACGTGCAGCGCATGAAGCGCCTCGACAAAACGGTGCAGTTGCTGCCTGCCATCCAAACCACTCTAAACCGGATGCAGGGCCAATATGTGTGGCTCATCATCACGGAAGGCTGGTGTGGTGATGCCTCGCAGATTGTGCCGGTGCTGGAAGCCGTGGCCCAGGCCTCGGGAGGCAAAATCACAACGCATTATGTATTGCGCGACGAGCACCCGGACCTGATGGACCGTTACCTAACGGATGGCGCCCGTTCCATCCCGAAGCTGGTAGTGCTGCACGCCGACACGCTCACGGAGGCACTGCACTGGGGGCCGCGCCCGGCTCCGGCCCAGAAGCTGCTACTGGACCTGAAAGCTCGCGGCGCCACCCACGAAGAATACGCCGAGCAGGTACACGGCTGGTACGCCCACGACAAAACCCAGACCACCCAGGGTGAGCTGCTCGCATTACTACAAAACCTGTAG
- a CDS encoding DUF4382 domain-containing protein: protein MKPTRFLPLVLLAALAFTGCSKDDDSASGNTKLEVRLMDGPGDFQQVVLDVRQIEVHLKDENNPDGWQTLPFQTQSINVLEYVNGRSALLVSTDFEPGDLKEIRLLLGPDSYVIGRDGQRYDLKTPSGQSSGVKLKLDNVTVRADQTFQLLLDFDVAKSIVERGNWNPGNDKKERYLLKPVIRVLAQELRASLRGTATPAAARPQVLAIRQSITPADTFSTAADATSGAFLFSGLPSGTYRVELFPTTTAPTGQPTYRVVTRTGVTIVNDQVTDLGSISLQ from the coding sequence ATGAAACCGACTCGCTTCCTCCCACTAGTTTTACTGGCTGCCCTGGCTTTCACCGGCTGCAGCAAAGACGATGACTCTGCTTCCGGCAACACCAAGCTGGAAGTGCGCCTCATGGATGGTCCCGGCGACTTCCAGCAGGTGGTACTGGATGTGCGCCAGATAGAAGTGCACCTCAAAGACGAAAATAACCCCGACGGCTGGCAGACGCTGCCGTTCCAGACGCAGTCTATCAATGTGCTGGAGTATGTGAATGGCCGCTCGGCCCTACTGGTAAGCACCGATTTTGAGCCCGGCGACCTGAAGGAAATTCGCCTGCTACTAGGCCCCGACTCGTACGTAATCGGGCGCGACGGACAGCGCTACGACCTGAAAACGCCCAGCGGCCAGTCTTCCGGCGTGAAGCTGAAACTGGACAACGTGACCGTGCGTGCCGACCAGACATTCCAACTCCTGCTGGACTTCGACGTGGCCAAATCCATTGTGGAGCGCGGCAACTGGAACCCTGGCAACGACAAGAAAGAGCGGTATCTGCTGAAGCCCGTGATTCGGGTGCTGGCCCAGGAGTTGCGAGCCAGCCTACGCGGCACCGCTACACCGGCGGCTGCCCGGCCCCAGGTGCTGGCCATCCGCCAGTCCATCACGCCCGCCGACACATTCAGCACCGCAGCCGATGCCACATCAGGCGCATTCCTGTTTAGCGGTTTGCCCTCGGGCACCTACCGCGTCGAGCTGTTCCCGACAACCACAGCCCCTACCGGCCAACCTACCTACCGTGTTGTCACTCGTACTGGTGTCACCATTGTAAATGACCAAGTAACAGATTTGGGCTCGATTTCACTGCAGTAA
- a CDS encoding AsmA family protein, translating into MRKFWIGLLIFLVVLVAAVALTPLLFKDKIKQALDKQLAERVDAKVEYNPSNVSLSLLSTFPDLALGIDELRVIGKDSFARDTLAYLPSFRVGMDLMSVISGDQIKIKSILLDRPEISAKVLKSGKANWDVMLSDSAAAAQGQDTTSLNLAISKWEVTDGHLRYEDRTIPFNMELRGLNHTGSGDFASNIFDMVSQTTADQFSMTYDGTEYVSKKKLTADVTMAMDLDKMLFTFKDNKVQLNDFPASFQGSIGLPNATDITYDLTFKALETDFKTILSLVPGVYTEQFKDVEASGKVAFDGYFKGVQNEVKMPGYGVNLQVKNGMFKYPQLPQAAKNINVDMVVDNPSGFTNNVKVNVKQFHLDLGANPIDGNVAIDGLEPMKVDGRVKANVDLAEMMKVYPVQDLLLRGKLFVDGTAKGIYSKTQMPVVQAKMNLTNGYVKSKQFPAPIENLTVAGVVNNPTGQLNDTRVDISNFRMLLDGEPLEGRVSTQGVDKLRFDADVKGTVDLTKITKIFPLEGMTVTGRLNGNVAAKGNMADIEAGRYQTVVASGTVNAQNITYKSADLPQGMRVTKATATFNNDKIVLQNMSGFVGSSDIAASGTISNYMGYLFVPGQPLRGNLTVNSSRFNVNEWMVDEVSATPTKGAVAATKAPTAATKADGVLQIPKEFDLTLNTTVGQVIYDNLKLENVKGTVGVRDQTATLNGLTFNTLGGAFATTGSYSSKNLAHPKFNFGLNIKNLNFQNAFSAFNSIKTLVPLADNLEGVFSTNFNVSGEMGPDMMPNYSTLTGKGLFEVVRAAVSGSPVMEKISSLTQFQELKSFAVNNKDVAAEIINGNFIVKPFDLNVGQIKMTVGGSNNISSGGLEYVTALNVPTGKLGSQLSSQLTRLTGVSDIKGTDRVTLGLTIGGTVSNPQVKLTTGSVKAQAKDLVTNIVQAKVDDAKLQLQAKAKVAQDSLQRELQRKQLELQAKAQQELEKKKLEAQAKLKEQATKGLNSLFGKPKTQPAKPVEPTATPTPTPEPTKPDTTKTGG; encoded by the coding sequence ATGCGCAAATTCTGGATTGGCTTACTGATTTTTCTGGTGGTGCTGGTAGCGGCGGTGGCTCTCACCCCGTTACTGTTCAAAGACAAAATCAAGCAGGCCCTCGATAAGCAGCTGGCCGAGCGGGTGGATGCGAAGGTGGAGTACAACCCAAGCAACGTCAGCCTTAGTTTGCTGAGCACGTTCCCGGACCTGGCGCTGGGCATTGACGAGCTGCGTGTGATTGGCAAAGACTCGTTTGCGCGCGACACGCTGGCCTACCTGCCCTCTTTCCGAGTGGGTATGGACCTGATGAGCGTCATTAGCGGCGACCAAATCAAGATTAAGAGCATTCTGCTGGACCGGCCCGAAATCAGCGCGAAGGTGCTAAAGAGCGGCAAGGCCAACTGGGACGTGATGCTGTCGGACTCGGCCGCGGCCGCCCAGGGACAGGATACGACTTCGCTAAACCTGGCCATCAGCAAATGGGAAGTGACCGACGGGCACTTGCGCTACGAGGACCGTACGATTCCCTTTAACATGGAGCTGCGCGGCCTAAACCACACCGGCTCCGGCGACTTTGCCAGCAACATCTTCGACATGGTGAGCCAGACCACGGCCGACCAGTTTTCGATGACCTACGACGGCACCGAATACGTGAGCAAGAAGAAGTTGACGGCCGACGTGACCATGGCCATGGACCTGGACAAAATGCTGTTCACGTTCAAGGACAACAAGGTGCAGCTGAACGATTTTCCGGCTTCGTTTCAGGGCTCCATCGGCCTACCGAATGCCACCGACATCACATACGACCTGACATTTAAGGCGCTGGAAACCGACTTCAAAACGATTCTGAGCTTGGTACCAGGTGTATATACTGAGCAATTTAAGGACGTGGAGGCCAGCGGCAAGGTGGCATTTGACGGCTACTTTAAGGGTGTACAGAACGAGGTGAAAATGCCCGGCTACGGCGTAAACCTACAGGTGAAGAACGGCATGTTCAAGTACCCGCAGTTGCCGCAGGCCGCTAAAAACATCAACGTAGATATGGTGGTGGACAACCCGTCGGGCTTCACCAACAACGTGAAAGTGAATGTGAAGCAGTTTCACCTGGACCTGGGCGCCAACCCAATTGACGGCAACGTGGCCATTGATGGGCTGGAGCCGATGAAGGTGGATGGCCGCGTGAAGGCCAATGTGGACCTGGCCGAGATGATGAAGGTGTATCCGGTGCAGGACCTGCTGCTGCGCGGCAAGCTGTTCGTGGATGGCACCGCCAAGGGCATCTACTCCAAGACCCAGATGCCGGTGGTGCAGGCCAAAATGAACCTGACTAACGGCTACGTGAAGAGCAAGCAGTTTCCGGCGCCCATCGAGAACCTGACCGTGGCGGGCGTAGTGAACAACCCAACGGGCCAGTTGAACGATACGCGCGTGGACATCAGCAACTTTCGGATGCTGCTAGATGGCGAGCCACTGGAAGGCCGCGTGAGTACACAGGGCGTAGACAAGCTGCGCTTCGATGCCGACGTGAAAGGCACCGTGGACCTGACCAAAATCACGAAAATCTTCCCGCTGGAAGGCATGACCGTGACGGGCCGCCTCAACGGCAACGTGGCCGCCAAAGGCAACATGGCCGACATCGAGGCTGGCCGCTACCAGACGGTGGTGGCCTCGGGCACCGTGAATGCCCAGAACATTACCTATAAGAGTGCCGACCTGCCGCAGGGCATGCGCGTGACCAAAGCCACAGCCACGTTCAACAACGACAAGATTGTGCTGCAGAACATGAGCGGCTTCGTGGGCTCGTCGGATATTGCGGCCTCAGGCACCATCAGCAATTACATGGGCTATCTGTTTGTGCCCGGCCAGCCCTTGCGTGGCAATCTGACGGTGAACTCCAGCCGCTTCAACGTGAATGAGTGGATGGTAGACGAGGTATCGGCCACGCCGACCAAGGGTGCGGTGGCAGCTACCAAAGCCCCCACCGCTGCTACTAAGGCCGACGGCGTGCTGCAGATTCCGAAGGAGTTTGACCTGACGCTGAACACCACTGTGGGCCAGGTGATTTACGACAATCTAAAGCTCGAAAACGTGAAGGGCACCGTGGGCGTGCGCGACCAGACGGCCACGCTCAACGGCCTGACATTTAACACACTGGGCGGCGCGTTTGCTACTACCGGCTCCTACAGCAGCAAGAATCTGGCGCATCCCAAGTTCAACTTTGGGCTGAACATTAAGAACCTGAACTTCCAGAACGCCTTTTCGGCCTTCAACTCCATCAAGACGCTGGTGCCGCTGGCTGATAACTTGGAAGGCGTGTTCTCCACCAACTTCAACGTGAGTGGCGAAATGGGCCCCGACATGATGCCCAACTACAGCACGCTCACCGGCAAAGGTTTGTTTGAAGTGGTGCGCGCGGCCGTGAGCGGCTCGCCGGTGATGGAAAAAATCAGCAGCCTCACCCAGTTTCAGGAGCTGAAGAGCTTCGCGGTGAATAACAAAGATGTGGCGGCCGAAATCATCAACGGCAACTTCATCGTGAAGCCGTTTGACCTGAACGTGGGCCAGATCAAGATGACGGTGGGCGGCTCCAACAACATCAGCAGCGGCGGCCTAGAGTACGTAACGGCGCTGAACGTACCTACCGGTAAGCTTGGCTCGCAGCTTAGCAGCCAGCTTACGCGCCTCACCGGCGTTTCCGACATTAAGGGTACGGACCGGGTAACGCTGGGCCTGACCATTGGCGGCACCGTGAGCAACCCGCAGGTGAAGCTGACGACGGGCAGCGTGAAAGCGCAGGCCAAAGACTTGGTAACCAACATCGTGCAGGCCAAGGTAGACGACGCCAAGCTGCAACTGCAGGCCAAAGCCAAAGTAGCCCAGGACAGCCTGCAACGCGAGCTGCAACGCAAGCAATTGGAACTACAGGCCAAGGCCCAGCAGGAACTCGAGAAGAAAAAGCTGGAGGCCCAGGCCAAGCTGAAAGAGCAAGCCACCAAAGGCCTCAACTCCCTGTTCGGCAAGCCCAAGACGCAGCCCGCCAAGCCAGTTGAGCCAACCGCAACCCCGACTCCTACACCCGAGCCAACAAAGCCTGACACCACCAAAACCGGTGGATAG
- a CDS encoding PorP/SprF family type IX secretion system membrane protein — translation MPRRLRQPLTAVAVVLALPAAAQDLYFSQPYATRLHQNPAFAGLLDDASVTLSYRNQFPTLAGTFQTSQLAADLRFKDQHSAVGLLVNHDRTGGLGYTRFEVGGIYAYHIRINEALAFSGGLQAAYGNQRISYGNLVFGDQISEDGSTAPTTREPLDFNPVSYLSLGTGLILYSENFWVSVAGHHLNQPDLGFRSQSSLPLRYELSTGYKHYFVRRTEKRVYREISVTPTVHYVRQGGSQRAEAGLYATVTPITLGALYRGIPLPGAPRPQQILTAIAGVSVGSFRVGYAYDVGLSSLSADLGGAHEISLTLRAFDSLEAAWRRLKRRNSPAPPCPSF, via the coding sequence GTGCCGCGCCGCCTGCGCCAGCCCCTGACGGCTGTTGCCGTTGTACTGGCCCTGCCTGCCGCCGCGCAGGATCTGTACTTCTCCCAGCCATATGCCACCCGCCTGCACCAGAATCCGGCTTTCGCTGGTTTGCTCGATGATGCTAGCGTTACGCTCAGCTACCGCAACCAGTTCCCAACCCTGGCCGGCACTTTCCAGACCAGCCAGCTCGCCGCCGACCTACGCTTCAAAGACCAGCACAGCGCCGTGGGGCTACTTGTGAACCACGACCGGACCGGCGGACTCGGCTACACACGTTTTGAGGTAGGTGGCATCTACGCTTATCATATCCGCATCAATGAGGCACTGGCCTTTAGCGGGGGCCTACAGGCAGCCTATGGCAACCAGCGTATCAGCTACGGCAACCTAGTGTTCGGTGACCAGATTTCGGAAGATGGGTCCACGGCGCCTACCACCCGTGAGCCGCTCGATTTCAATCCTGTCAGCTACCTGAGTCTGGGCACCGGCCTTATACTATATAGTGAGAACTTCTGGGTGTCGGTAGCAGGGCATCACCTCAATCAGCCTGACTTAGGGTTCCGCTCTCAAAGCAGCCTACCACTCCGCTATGAGCTAAGCACCGGCTACAAGCACTACTTCGTGCGGCGCACAGAGAAGCGCGTCTACCGCGAAATCAGTGTAACGCCTACCGTGCATTATGTACGGCAGGGCGGTTCGCAACGTGCCGAGGCCGGATTGTACGCTACCGTGACACCTATCACACTGGGTGCCCTGTACCGCGGCATTCCATTGCCCGGCGCTCCACGTCCTCAACAAATTCTGACGGCCATTGCCGGCGTTAGTGTAGGAAGTTTTCGAGTGGGCTATGCTTATGATGTGGGCCTGAGCAGCTTGAGTGCCGACTTAGGTGGGGCCCATGAAATATCTTTGACCCTGCGTGCGTTTGATTCGCTGGAAGCGGCATGGCGCCGACTGAAACGCAGAAATTCCCCGGCGCCTCCTTGTCCATCCTTTTGA
- the gldJ gene encoding gliding motility lipoprotein GldJ, with the protein MNFSKYLRFAVVGACALASCKSGPPTATKPGKYSSTTGIDYNTEEGMKVADYKGIPEGPGLIFIEGGRTVLGSQEEDVTMTHDNVERTVTIASFYMDEAEVANIHWLEYLHYIRKDSSEEFYQSALPDTTVWARELSFNDPYVDYYLRYPGFRFFPVVGVSWLQANDYCTWRTSKVNETLASNADGGGGGGGLFKKKNKGGDAAEGTDGDGKAKIAIENGNTLPNYRLPTEAEWEYAAQALIGTQETGNENQENKRIYPWDGRQVRNPYGGKMGQFLANFKRGRGDYAGIAGSLNDGAMITEYIYAYPPNDYGLYNMSGNVNEWVQDIYRPLSFEDVEDLNPFRRNGFLDPSEKYDKKGYQSLIDDHVRVYKGGSWRDVAYWLSPGTRRFMAEDSATATIGFRCAMINAGSNK; encoded by the coding sequence ATGAATTTTTCCAAGTACCTGCGTTTTGCTGTCGTAGGAGCCTGTGCCTTGGCTTCCTGCAAAAGCGGTCCGCCCACTGCTACCAAACCCGGTAAGTACAGCTCGACGACGGGCATCGATTACAATACCGAAGAAGGGATGAAGGTGGCCGATTACAAAGGCATTCCGGAAGGTCCCGGCCTGATCTTCATCGAAGGTGGCCGTACGGTGCTTGGCTCGCAGGAAGAAGACGTAACGATGACTCACGACAACGTGGAGCGCACCGTTACTATCGCCTCGTTCTACATGGACGAAGCCGAAGTGGCTAATATTCACTGGCTTGAGTATCTGCACTATATCCGCAAAGACTCGTCGGAAGAATTCTATCAGTCGGCTCTGCCCGACACTACTGTTTGGGCCCGCGAGCTGTCGTTCAACGACCCGTACGTAGACTACTACCTGCGCTACCCCGGCTTCCGCTTCTTCCCAGTAGTGGGCGTAAGCTGGCTGCAAGCCAACGACTATTGCACGTGGCGTACGTCGAAGGTGAACGAAACACTAGCTTCTAACGCCGATGGTGGTGGAGGCGGTGGTGGCCTATTTAAGAAGAAGAACAAAGGCGGCGACGCAGCGGAAGGAACTGATGGCGACGGCAAAGCCAAAATTGCCATCGAAAACGGCAATACTCTGCCGAACTACCGCCTGCCTACCGAAGCTGAATGGGAATACGCCGCGCAGGCGCTTATCGGTACCCAGGAGACTGGCAACGAAAACCAAGAAAACAAGCGCATTTACCCATGGGATGGCCGTCAGGTGCGGAATCCGTACGGTGGCAAAATGGGCCAGTTCCTCGCCAACTTCAAGCGCGGCCGCGGTGACTACGCCGGTATTGCCGGCTCACTGAACGACGGCGCCATGATTACGGAGTACATTTACGCTTACCCGCCGAACGACTATGGCCTGTACAACATGTCGGGCAACGTGAACGAGTGGGTGCAGGACATCTATCGCCCGCTGTCGTTTGAAGATGTGGAAGACCTGAACCCCTTCCGCCGCAACGGCTTCCTCGACCCTTCGGAGAAGTACGACAAGAAAGGCTACCAGTCGCTCATCGATGACCACGTGCGCGTCTACAAAGGTGGTTCGTGGCGCGACGTAGCTTACTGGCTGTCGCCGGGCACGCGCCGCTTCATGGCCGAAGATTCGGCAACCGCTACTATCGGTTTCCGCTGCGCCATGATCAACGCCGGCTCGAACAAGTAA
- a CDS encoding ComF family protein: MRAAAATILSDFWGLIFPRTCLGCQEPLARGEEHLCTSCRAQLPYTDYHLLPEAENPLARRFWGKLPVRHALSYLRFLRRGRVQHLLHQLKYQNQRDVGLALGRWYGHDLVRAGLTFDLIVPVPLHPRKLAQRGYNQSDPFAEGLAEALHTPWHATALRRTSHTDSQTRKNRLQRWQNVAEVFEVADLESVRGKHVLVVDDVLTTGATLEACAAVLLAAGAAEVSIATIACADR, encoded by the coding sequence ATGCGCGCCGCCGCTGCCACTATCCTCTCCGACTTCTGGGGTCTGATTTTTCCGCGCACCTGCCTGGGCTGCCAGGAGCCGCTAGCCCGCGGCGAGGAACACCTCTGCACCAGCTGCCGCGCCCAGCTGCCCTACACCGACTACCACCTGCTGCCCGAGGCCGAAAACCCGCTGGCTCGCCGGTTCTGGGGCAAGCTGCCGGTGCGCCACGCCCTGAGCTACTTGCGGTTTCTACGGCGCGGCCGGGTGCAGCACTTGCTTCACCAACTCAAGTACCAGAACCAGCGTGACGTAGGCCTGGCTCTGGGCCGCTGGTACGGCCACGACTTGGTCCGCGCCGGCCTCACCTTCGACCTGATTGTGCCCGTGCCGCTCCACCCGCGCAAGCTGGCCCAGCGCGGCTACAACCAGTCCGACCCGTTTGCCGAGGGCCTGGCCGAAGCGCTACACACGCCCTGGCACGCCACCGCTCTGCGCCGCACCAGCCACACCGATTCGCAGACCCGCAAGAACCGCCTCCAACGCTGGCAAAACGTAGCCGAAGTATTTGAAGTGGCCGACCTAGAATCTGTGCGGGGCAAACACGTGCTGGTAGTTGATGATGTGCTGACTACTGGCGCTACCCTTGAAGCCTGTGCCGCCGTGCTCCTGGCCGCCGGGGCCGCCGAAGTCAGTATCGCCACCATCGCCTGCGCCGACAGATAG
- a CDS encoding carboxymuconolactone decarboxylase family protein, with amino-acid sequence MSQVTEFNEYRQRMNEKIMAADNKVIKRFFNLDTNTYQAGAVDVKTKEMLGLACSMVLRCDDCIKYHLGKCHEEGLTDAEIYEVFAIANLIGGSIVIPHFRRAVEYWEILKTEAVEAAPEHRHEV; translated from the coding sequence ATGTCTCAGGTCACTGAATTCAACGAGTACCGTCAGCGCATGAACGAGAAGATCATGGCGGCGGATAACAAAGTCATCAAGCGGTTCTTCAACCTCGATACAAACACCTACCAAGCCGGCGCCGTGGACGTGAAAACCAAGGAAATGCTGGGCCTGGCCTGCTCCATGGTGCTCCGCTGCGACGACTGCATCAAATACCACCTCGGCAAATGCCACGAAGAAGGCCTCACGGACGCGGAAATCTATGAAGTGTTTGCCATTGCCAACCTCATCGGCGGCAGTATTGTGATACCGCACTTTCGCCGCGCCGTGGAATACTGGGAAATCCTGAAAACCGAAGCTGTAGAAGCTGCGCCCGAACACCGGCACGAGGTATGA
- a CDS encoding exodeoxyribonuclease III encodes MNIISYNVNGLRSALSKGLLEWVREAQPDVLCVQEIKAGREPLDVSGFAELGYTAYLHPAQKPGYSGVATFSKCTPTAVVEGCGTELYDFEGRVLRLDFEDLSVLNVYMPSGTSGPERQAFKVEWLHFFRAYVRQLRAEGRRLVIGGDFNCCQTAIDLHNPKANQNSPGYTPEERQWFQDFLADGFTDSFRHHHGDAPGHYSWWSYRAGSRARNVGWRLDHLLVDSELLPRVTGAGLLPDVVHSDHCPAWVTV; translated from the coding sequence TTGAATATCATCAGCTACAACGTGAACGGGCTACGTTCGGCGCTCAGCAAAGGCCTACTGGAGTGGGTGCGGGAAGCGCAGCCAGACGTGTTGTGCGTGCAGGAAATAAAGGCTGGCCGTGAGCCACTCGATGTGTCGGGTTTTGCGGAGTTGGGTTACACGGCCTATCTGCACCCGGCCCAAAAACCAGGCTACAGCGGCGTGGCCACCTTCTCGAAGTGCACGCCAACGGCCGTCGTGGAAGGCTGTGGCACCGAGCTATACGACTTTGAAGGCCGGGTCCTCCGGCTGGATTTCGAGGATCTATCGGTGCTGAACGTGTACATGCCTTCCGGCACGAGCGGGCCCGAGCGGCAGGCGTTTAAGGTGGAGTGGCTACACTTTTTCCGCGCCTATGTGCGGCAGTTACGGGCTGAAGGCCGCCGGCTGGTTATCGGCGGCGACTTCAACTGCTGCCAAACGGCTATCGACCTGCACAACCCCAAAGCCAACCAGAACAGCCCTGGCTACACCCCGGAAGAGCGGCAGTGGTTTCAGGATTTCCTGGCCGATGGTTTCACGGACTCTTTCCGCCACCACCACGGCGACGCGCCAGGCCATTACTCCTGGTGGAGCTACCGGGCTGGTTCGCGCGCCCGCAACGTCGGTTGGCGCCTCGACCACCTGCTCGTGGATTCTGAACTGTTGCCACGTGTGACTGGTGCCGGGCTGCTGCCTGATGTAGTGCATTCCGACCACTGCCCGGCCTGGGTGACGGTCTAG